The Deinococcus sp. Leaf326 genome includes a window with the following:
- a CDS encoding MFS transporter, whose product MTALGDATVSIAVPFLALASSPDAPTQAVGSVVLAGSLPRFLGPVLGSVADRVSPRPLLLLTSLLRAATVGGLAVLALGGAVPLTLLLLGAFLNGLLTTLAYTAGSTFIPRLVDPMQLTRANSLNSGAMMGVPLVGYGLGGSLLHLSGQAGTLGLSALFLLGLALAAPALPRMPAAQQGAPMRPLADLREGWRVLRTSRQLLAMLALSFTLNLAMSLINVRAPVHMQRLGHGAADYAVFEMLLAGGVLLGILLVTPLERRWSLDMLMGWGRWVLTLGTAGLVWPAVGVWWSAALVFGVGLGLLEVAAVTRSQHLVPLVLRGRVIGTLLALNAVGLSLGATLAAWPVATPWLMAGLSGTLLLLALSWPYAVQRSGDTQLQA is encoded by the coding sequence ATGACCGCCCTGGGGGACGCGACCGTTTCCATTGCCGTCCCGTTCCTGGCCCTCGCGAGTTCGCCGGACGCTCCCACTCAGGCGGTGGGGAGCGTGGTCCTGGCCGGCAGTCTGCCCCGCTTCCTCGGCCCCGTCTTGGGTTCGGTGGCTGACCGCGTCTCACCCCGTCCCTTGCTGCTCCTGACCTCCCTTCTCCGGGCGGCCACAGTGGGCGGGCTGGCGGTGCTGGCTCTTGGGGGAGCCGTCCCTCTGACTCTGCTGCTCTTAGGGGCCTTCCTCAATGGTCTTCTGACCACCCTGGCATACACCGCAGGCAGTACCTTCATTCCCCGCCTGGTCGACCCTATGCAGCTGACTCGGGCCAACAGCTTGAACAGCGGCGCCATGATGGGTGTCCCACTGGTGGGTTACGGCTTGGGAGGAAGCCTGCTGCACCTCTCTGGGCAGGCGGGCACGTTAGGGCTCAGTGCACTGTTCCTCCTGGGACTGGCGCTAGCCGCACCCGCTCTTCCCCGCATGCCGGCTGCGCAGCAGGGAGCACCGATGCGTCCTCTGGCCGATCTCCGGGAGGGGTGGCGTGTCCTGCGGACGTCACGCCAGCTGCTGGCCATGCTCGCGTTGAGTTTCACGCTCAATCTGGCCATGAGTCTGATCAATGTGCGCGCACCGGTTCACATGCAGCGTCTGGGACATGGGGCGGCCGATTATGCGGTGTTCGAGATGCTTCTTGCTGGTGGCGTGCTCTTGGGCATCCTGCTGGTCACCCCTCTGGAGCGGCGGTGGTCCCTGGACATGCTGATGGGGTGGGGACGTTGGGTGCTGACGCTGGGCACAGCGGGGTTGGTCTGGCCCGCTGTAGGGGTCTGGTGGAGTGCCGCGCTGGTCTTCGGCGTGGGCCTGGGCCTGCTGGAGGTTGCGGCGGTGACYCGCTCGCAACACTTGGTCCCTCTGGTGCTGCGCGGCCGAGTGATCGGCACCCTTCTGGCCCTCAATGCCGTGGGACTGAGTCTGGGTGCCACACTCGCCGCCTGGCCGGTAGCTACCCCCTGGCTGATGGCTGGGCTGAGTGGCACCCTCCTGCTGCTGGCCCTGAGCTGGCCCTATGCGGTACAGAGATCAGGCGACACACAGCTCCAGGCCTGA
- a CDS encoding Type 1 glutamine amidotransferase-like domain-containing protein — protein MKLLLTSGGITNASIKDALVGMLGKPIADSSALCIPTAQWGHPMCGPASVRRFVTDQTPATMCGLGWKSVGVLELTALPSIGRERWMLWVQATDVLLVDGGDATYLSYWMRESGLAELLPSLPGTVWVGLIAGSMVMTPRIGVDFVEWPSAPDDCTLGIVDFAIFPHLDHPDLPWNTMASATRWAAGMAAPCYAIDDQTAIKVVDGTIEVLSEGQWNRLTP, from the coding sequence ATGAAGCTTCTGCTCACTTCCGGCGGCATCACCAACGCAAGCATCAAGGACGCCCTGGTCGGCATGCTTGGCAAACCGATCGCTGATTCCAGTGCTTTGTGCATCCCGACAGCACAGTGGGGTCACCCGATGTGCGGCCCAGCCTCCGTACGGCGTTTCGTCACTGACCAGACCCCAGCAACGATGTGTGGCCTGGGATGGAAATCGGTTGGCGTCCTCGAATTGACCGCGCTCCCAAGCATCGGCCGAGAGCGGTGGATGCTGTGGGTCCAGGCAACGGATGTGCTGCTCGTGGATGGCGGTGACGCAACTTACCTGAGTTACTGGATGCGGGAATCTGGACTGGCAGAACTCTTGCCTTCGCTGCCCGGGACTGTCTGGGTGGGGCTCATTGCAGGGAGCATGGTGATGACACCTCGGATCGGTGTCGACTTTGTCGAATGGCCGTCCGCACCCGACGACTGCACACTCGGAATCGTCGACTTCGCGATTTTTCCGCACTTGGATCACCCGGACCTTCCTTGGAACACGATGGCCTCGGCCACACGGTGGGCGGCTGGAATGGCGGCGCCGTGTTACGCGATCGATGACCAGACCGCCATCAAAGTGGTGGACGGGACCATCGAAGTGCTTTCCGAAGGCCAGTGGAACCGGTTGACCCCCTAG
- a CDS encoding helix-turn-helix domain-containing protein produces the protein MGNLQAKQQVTLEGKPLVGQPGPEIELLVREMIGRVADKWTMLILEELAEHGTVRFTRLGDLVGGISQKMLTKTLRQLESDGLVQRTVHPVIPPHVDYRLTELGLSLSEAFCGVWEWAEKYHGQVAQSRRDFQSVVAAQGLSETSSATSPTAATHTP, from the coding sequence ATGGGAAATCTACAGGCGAAGCAACAAGTCACGCTGGAGGGGAAGCCCCTGGTAGGTCAGCCTGGGCCAGAGATTGAGCTTCTGGTCCGTGAAATGATTGGGCGCGTCGCCGACAAGTGGACCATGTTGATCCTAGAGGAACTGGCTGAACACGGCACGGTGCGTTTTACGCGGCTGGGCGACCTTGTGGGCGGCATCAGTCAGAAGATGCTGACCAAAACCCTGCGGCAACTGGAGAGCGACGGACTGGTGCAGCGCACGGTGCATCCGGTCATTCCGCCGCATGTCGATTACCGGTTGACTGAATTGGGCTTGAGTTTAAGCGAGGCGTTCTGTGGTGTCTGGGAGTGGGCTGAGAAGTACCACGGGCAGGTCGCGCAGTCCAGGCGAGACTTTCAATCCGTGGTTGCCGCCCAGGGCTTATCAGAAACGTCATCCGCCACGTCACCAACGGCAGCCACCCATACCCCTTGA